The following proteins are encoded in a genomic region of Arachis stenosperma cultivar V10309 chromosome 4, arast.V10309.gnm1.PFL2, whole genome shotgun sequence:
- the LOC130973792 gene encoding uncharacterized protein LOC130973792: MSANSENVGVCSLCQKALSPDNEMTSDPATVGVCGDCKFLLLEDYGNHMVTPQSMQRRFRGRFRRNSSESVDNMVNNLRQSRSATASLEDVQQIVEGDAAAWSTQHASLHNTPSGSRRWRRVLSDTDSDGFDNWSSLYGENESNESFRRYRIPHGETDSLSFSVYGGDSDVSVDRHSIIHRGMFGLPDVGDEFDSDTDIDPMHAGVSHWHSDDMEDDEEEEEDNEDDDEEEEEDVEGEWEIADAVEAEATARLQMFFTSNSSASRGSNVRVQRFDSAESEVVQMVSNWGADLEDTGLHPYGANFGDYLDARQFEDFLEHLAENDNSRRGAPPASLSFVNNLPRVVVDKDHEKHGELVCAICKDALVLGTEASQLPCSHLYHGSCILPWLSTRNSCPLCRYELPTDDKDYEEGKQNGVLQHVNHDRQQLEMVDVDDSSSDVSVLAEVNEADSISQSVIHHTEVVSSNSSTNSSAVRGGRGRWFFLAAAPIVSLVGIVLVLWLGNSQIEGNRHLSGRNMSAQDHHTVNVYATPVQRESRSRRWWCPF, encoded by the coding sequence ATGTCTGCGAATTCCGAGAATGTTGGGGTTTGTTCTCTTTGCCAGAAGGCATTATCTCCTGATAATGAGATGACAAGTGATCCTGCAACAGTTGGTGTATGTGGTGATTGTAAATTTTTATTGCTCGAGGACTATGGGAATCATATGGTTACCCCTCAGAGCATGCAAAGAAGGTTTAGAGGCCGGTTCAGGCGCAACAGCTCTGAGTCGGTTGACAACATGGTTAATAATTTGAGGCAAAGCAGATCTGCGACTGCTTCTTTGGAGGACGTTCAACAAATTGTGGAGGGGGATGCCGCTGCTTGGTCGACGCAGCATGCTAGTTTACATAATACCCCTAGTGGTTCTAGGAGATGGAGGCGGGTTCTCTCTGATACCGACAGCGATGGTTTTGATAATTGGAGTTCACTTTACGGTGAAAATGAATCAAATGAAAGCTTTAGACGGTATAGGATTCCTCATGGTGAGACTGATTCCCTCTCTTTCAGTGTTTATGGAGGTGACTCAGATGTCTCCGTGGATAGACATAGTATTATACATAGAGGAATGTTTGGTTTACCAGATGTGGGAGATGAGTTTGATAGTGACACCGATATAGATCCAATGCATGCTGGTGTCAGTCACTGGCACTCAGATGATATGGAAGATgatgaggaagaggaggaggacaatgaggatgatgatgaggaggaggaagaggatgTCGAAGGGGAATGGGAAATAGCTGATGCTGTAGAAGCGGAAGCCACAGCTCGCCTTCAAATGTTTTTCACCTCAAATTCGAGTGCAAGTAGGGGTAGCAATGTACGGGTACAAAGGTTTGATTCCGCTGAATCTGAGGTGGTCCAAATGGTCAGTAACTGGGGAGCTGACTTGGAGGATACTGGCTTACATCCCTATGGTGCCAACTTTGGGGACTATCTCGATGCTAGACAATTCGAAGATTTTCTTGAGCATCTTGCTGAGAATGACAATTCGAGACGAGGAGCACCTCCTGCATCTTTGTCATTTGTGAACAATCTTCCCCGCGTAGTCGTTGACAAGGACCATGAGAAGCATGGTGAACTAGTTTGTGCCATTTGCAAGGATGCATTGGTACTTGGGACTGAAGCTAGTCAGCTTCCATGCTCTCACCTCTATCATGGAAGTTGCATTTTACCATGGTTGAGCACACGGAATTCATGTCCTCTCTGTCGCTATGAGCTTCCAACTGATGACAAAGATTACGAAGAGGGAAAGCAGAACGGTGTTCTTCAACATGTAAACCATGACAGGCAGCAACTAGAGATGGTGGATGTGGATGATAGTTCCTCTGATGTCTCTGTCTTGGCTGAAGTAAACGAAGCAGATAGTATTAGTCAAAGTGTAATACATCATACAGAAGTtgtaagttcgaattcttccaCAAATTCTTCGGCGGTAAGAGGTGGTAGAGGAAGATGGTTTTTTCTTGCCGCGGCTCCaatagttagtttagttggcaTTGTGCTTGTCCTGTGGTTAGGTAACTCACAGATTGAAGGGAATAGGCATCTCAGCGGGCGCAACATGTCCGCACAAGATCATCATACGGTTAATGTTTATGCCACACCCGTCCAAAGGGAGAGCAGAAGCAGAAGATGGTGGTGCCCTTTCTAA